tccaTTCAACTTTTACTGTACCGTCTCAGGTCTTTTCTTGCCATCGGGTTCTATAGTTGGGAAGCAATGCTGGATTATAGCGTTCTTAGACAGTCGCATAACCTttagcaaacacacacaaccaACCATTATATATGTATATCTATTTCCAAGTCCTAATATACAGATACAAAGAAAATACATGTTATGAGTTAAGTCGTACCTCTTTAATGTTTCTGTACAGAAGATCATTATTTTTGTCAAGAAATCCTGAAAGGATGAGGAAATCATAGAGGATAAGGAAATGTTAAAGGCTTATTATGTATCCTAAAactgttaataaaatgtaaccTACCAACAACTGAGTAAGTAACGTCTCCAGCATAGTGTAAAAGACGAAAATCTCCTCGATCCAAGGTCTTACGTGTTTTTTGGTCAGCCAGTTTGTGCCTGCAAAATTAAAGACAATAAATGTGATAAATTGAATTCCTTGCGAAAGCTTTaactcttaaaggattagtttcaactgagtttcaaaggaccctgagggggcgtgcacactaaagcttttacGGCCGCGGccagcgcatgttttcaatttttttcaaataagccagcagctagcggttttcttccgcgctaAGCGCAGagagttaaaaaatattcaactttggggaAAAGTTTCGCTCGTCAATgtcctgtgacacgccagcgcgacctcacgtaattgcgtaatgctgtggaaaggtcacgtgttacatatatgaaacgcacatatgcggaccattttaaacaataaactaacacaaagactttgattagtatcattcgacatacaacaatgtcggaacgatcctttttctccacacttgtaaacactggggcgtagtttcacatacgtcctccgtgacctcttgacgtgatggcgtattgcgtgaggtcacatgaccggagatagacgagaagttgtggtttaaaagtgcatattttttatttttcttgtcaaaaatgacaatcgttttgctagataagagatcgtttagagtccctTGAAACTGAAATtccaaactgcattaaaactgttaagcgttggggtccattgaagtccattggaatgggaaaaatcctggaatgttttcctcataaaacataatttgttttcgaatgaacaaagaaatacatcaacattttggatgacatggtggtgagtaaattatctggatttttttaagaaaattgactaatcctttaactaaaTCTGTCATAATACTTCAATACAAATTCTAGTTTGCCATAGCACTACAGCATGCAATTGGAGACATTttacataaattaaaaaaaaaagaatccaATAACAATATTTCAATCATGCCAAAtggtttaaagtgaaaaaaaattatacattttacgTACGTGACAAAATGGGGGTGACCAGACATCCTCCCCTCCAGCTTCTCCAGAAATGTAAAATCCGTTGCCTCTCCAGGACGCAGGCATTCTTCATCCTTACAATATGGGACATGAGATTAAATTGTGTATGACTTGAAATAATTTGTTGTTTCAGCATGATTCTGTTACACTCACCAGTATTGATATGATGCCTCTATGTTTCTCCTCCACAAGGTCACAGATGATCTTATTGTTGAAGTATGCCACCGCCTCCCACTGAAATAAGTAAAATGCACATTATTGAAAATATGGCAAAGCACAGAAGGTGAACCAGATCACCAGGTAAGGTTCATTGCTTCCACTGTGATTTATTTGTTTCAAAATCATCCCTGGATATAGGATCAAAATTATGTTTGAATAAAATTAGGGCAAAATCCGcctattatttttaaacaaataacaaTTTTTAAGCTATATGAAGCTGAAAGCACTTTGATGATCACCTCGATTCCCTCCATCTCATATTCCTCCTGCTCTGATTTGAGAGTGAGCTGAATAAACAGCTGCTGAAGTTTTTCATTGCAGTAGTTTATGCAGAACTGTTCAAAgctgtggaaaaaaataatacataaaaaaaacctTAATGTAGATGGCCCATTTATTTGTTAAGATGTGTCTACAGGGCTTGTTCTGACACAAAAGGTGACTAATTAGTTTTGTAGACTAATTAACCCCTTTCAAAAGTTTACTTTGGCATTCTGTGCAGAAAATGTTATATAGGCAAATTATCCAAGCAAGTAATAGCCGTCATTTTACTTTCTACTATAGACCTGATATACTCTGGCGTGTAACCCACTTCTAACTAAAATAACCTTACATTTGGTGAGATATGATATTCCATCATATAAGCAAAGTACAAGTAATTAcaagtgatttatttattattattatttattttggggGCATGGTTACACATCCATtacattttcactgacagctCAATTTTGTCTAGTTTTTGCCTAGACATCTGGGCTGTGTTTAGATGGCGATTTGACGTCTTTTAACGCAAAATTGCTTTTTGGGTATAAGTGCAGTGATTTAATGTTACCTGTTCACATCGAATACTTCAAATCCATAGATGTCAAGCAGTCCAATGACTGTTTTTCTGGTTGAATCCTGCATTGAAAGTGTTAACAGATTGATTATCTACCAATTCATCAATTAACATGTgtgtttattatataaaaagtaTTGTATAAAAAGTATGCTTACCTTGTTTACTAATGATTCATTAATCTTGTTAACAAGCCATGAGAATGTGCGCCCATAGATGGCTTTGGCTAGTGCATCCCTGGCATATTTTGCATGTTCAACAGTAAATGGGCTTAAAACCTAACAACAGAAATAATTTTAACCCAAAGTGCTTGTTGTTTctacccattgttgggtcaaatataaacattttctggattgAAACCAACGGCTGAGCTCGACCCTTTATGACCCAATggtgggttgaaaataacccaatggAGTGTACCCCAATAGTGAAAACCTTTATAGTTTACTTTAATTGATCACTCATTACAAATgtacaacaaaataaagtatGCTTATGTAGATAAATACACTAGTATGTGGATCACATTGTATGATTTTCATTGCATACACTAACTAAAAACTTGTTACTAGTTACTAAACAAATAGATCATTAAATACATCACCTCTTCTGCTTTGGCTTCAATCTTCCTGTGTGTTAAACCCTCCTGTAACATGTTTGAGGGAATGCCCAGCAACTAAGAAGAAGAAATGAATGAAGGCAAAATGActggaaaaaataaatatcctAACATACAATACAAAAACTTGACAAAAGTGTAAGTGCAGCATACCTTTGACAGCCAGTGTATTTCTGCACTGCTGTTTACTGTGGCATAACCTCGGGCACCGGCCTCAAAGGGGACATTGCCAAGATGAAGGACACTGGCAATGATTGCAAATAGTTGCTGTAGAAGGACCACAAGTATTACaggcacaatatgtaggatttCACCAATAGAGGTCGCATTTTTATAACAATAACAAACATAAAGCTTAAAGGAaatcacagtttttcaatattttactatgttcttaccttaacttagatgaattaatacaaccCTGTAAGGGAtttgtcttgtgttttgtttgttttgttattaggtcttttattttgatgtcatgttctgttttcagtcttttattttgtaatctgGTCATGTCACGCTTCACGTTCCACCTCCTGTTTATTTGTATAAAGTCACTTCCTAATCATCATATCTCTGCGAAGTTTTGTATGTGTCAAGCTTCATTACCAGaattacctgaaatgaagtgagcactacaaacacaagcctctttgatctttgcattgtcccagtctgcacgtttaattgcttgcagccacagatgttgtattttttgtttttgagattctgcaggaatcccgaaaaacttaacggcagacctggtgcgattttcaaagcccacgacgaaaataggcatttttgacgaaaccgaataatacgcaactcaatctgctgtaatgacttttctgaccccgacatgcgcagtgggaaccgcctgtgacgtgaaccgtgacgGGGTCTatacagcagtcaacagacgaccttgtaaaaaataatacatcCTTTAAttagtttgtggatttgcttgagctagaaatagctactgaacataaataaaatgtccaaaaggattttgaaaaaatacccttagaaagagctactgtagaaagctattgaacataaataaaatgtgcaaaaggtaggtATGGGAGTAAAAATTTTTACATTGTTAAATGCTACAACTTGTTCAGTtggaaagagcttgaaaaaaacttccaaatgacaccaagaccatgtctatgcgttcaagaataacaaagtactggccatttgaaactcgaaagtcatcattttattttgtcccattgttttccattttctCTCATGCACGTCGTTGAAATTCATTGAcatttcgttcacttgtagtttagcaattaaactaaatgtatattacaatttaagaatgtttttacTCCGCACATCGATTGAGAAAATCCGAATCCTTATAATGTTTGACCATACCATTTCATTGGCCAGCCGAAACAATGAAAACCATCGCATTGAACATAAAAACTAGGATGGTTCTAGTAATGTTATTGACTCTGGCTATGTTTGTATGGAAATGGTTAGTGGAAGCAATGCAATTACTCTTATAGCAACTTACCTCTATATCTTTTTCACTAAACTCAATGGTGGTAAGAGCTTTCTGCACAGTTTTCCAATCACTTTTGTCATTAATAGAGCTCACTTTGGCACATTCCCCCTGCAAATTTGAACAAAACAATGAATATGTTCATTCACAGCCCTGATATAGACCATTTGATTGGTGACACGATTATGCTTCTGAGCGGAACTTAACTTCtggtctgtttgtttaatggtctgactagttgctagcTGAACTCTGGAAcgaataccttgtcgaaaataacaaatgttttggtttcctaaagacgagggaaGACAGTGATCATGGATTACTGCTATTTGGTGGGGGGTTTAGCAACCGATCTGTAGTTACGATTGTAttcattatatagtacacattttacacagtaatgttagctctgtgtagtttttgatatactttagctatgatttaaactaaggtaatctacttcttgtttattttgcttatcagaaataaactactctaaaaggactttgttgtaattgattcttagcggagtttacagAAAGTTACTTTTGTTCaacaaaagccatttgtttatgttgttactgctgctGAAACCgcctatactgtatgtgtaaactttatgtttggaaaatgtaatataaaacgTTACTTACCTGAATAAGGTAACGGTAGTTTTGACAGTTTCGCTCCAAGCCAAGCCAGCGAAGGAGTTCATCCTCTCCTCCCTCAACTAACTGATAAAAGATGTGGAAGTTCCTCTCGCCATGATTTTGGTGCACCACTCTTGACTTCTCAAGTAAATAGCTTAAGATGTGACCACCAACTGCTGCTCcctaaaaaaattacttaataaaataaagctTTACAAAAGCTTTAAAAATCTCCTAAAACAGACTTTACCTGATGGTCAAACTGTATGTCCATATACTTTCCAAAACGACTTGAATTGTCATTTTTTAGAGTTTTGGCATTTCCAAATGCCTGTAGAGAAAAATCATGCatgcatttttactttttatagagatacattttgtaaaacatGTACATTTAGTATTCAACAGACAATTTCTGAGCAAAAAGTTTGAAATCTAACCTCCAGCACTGGATTGGAAAGTAGAAGACGATCTCTCACACTGTCCAGCAGTCTGGTGCTGGGACAGCTCACCGCGTAGAACTGAAGAACTTTCTTAGACGCTTCAGTCTTACCAGCGCCACTTTCACCAGAGATGAGGATGAAGTGGTTGTTTGTTTCACTAATCATGGTCCGATAAACATTGTCAGCGAGTGCAAATCTGAGATGGCAGAAAATACAGAGTACAATATAGTGACAAGATAAAACCAGTTTAGATCAGCATGGATTTTCATGTTGGCCAAGCTGGGTTTTACTGGTTTGGTGCCCATCTTGCTGGTGCACCAGCACAACTACGTTGTTCATCAAAGTCAAAACCAAATGTTGGGTCttttaatataaacattatactctacactctcagaaataagcATTGGTACGgtacctttaaaaaggtcctaataggTACGATTTTGGTCAAGATACAGCAGTACCATTGAGTAACCAGTGTGTACCTAAGGTACTAATGTGCACCTTTGAGTTACCAATATGAATATTTTAggtacaaatgtatatttttttaaaaggatgGAATAAGATCAAATGTATTTACAGTGGTGAATTCGTTTAACTGAACCAGAAGCTAAGCCACTATACATTACATCCTAGAACAAgcagtatatgaagagtttcgttgcaaaacgagaaaaatcaatttttttttacatttttgtcaaaacatgtttattattatgttatcatgttattattttgtttaattggaatgcacaaccaaaaaatgatatttctgaacaattaaaaaaacggtggttatctcgttttgcaacgaaactcttcatatattatttACCTGTGCATACATGCATACTTACATATGAGGAGGCAGCTCAAAAAAGTTGACACCCATGTAAATATCCATTTGTTTCTTGGTGTAGATGCCCAAGTCTTTATATGGATTAACTGACACCAGTAGGGTTCCAATGTAGGTCTAGAAGAAAGAAGGCAACTGcatgtaacattaaaatgaaataaaaaatgtaatattctCAATAGATCAAAGTGAAATGAATCAATTAATGTCGGCTTAGttctttaaaatgtttcattaGAAACAGTCAGCATGAACAACAAGCTTTGGAGTATCACAGGTTTGACAAAGATTGCAAGGCTGTGTCAGCAGTATCTTATATGACGTTTACCCTCATGAGGTGCCCTTCATAATATGCCCTTAAATAGTCTATGATATCTATAACTTGTGTACAATAGTCACTGCTGGCCTTCCTGTGAGGTGTGTTTAGCATGAAACTCCACAATTTACTCTCTCCCATACTGGATAATGCATTGTCAAGACATAAAATCTTTTTCTGAAGtctattttaaaggtgcagtgtgtaaattttaggagTATCTGTTGACAGAAATTtgatataatatacataactatatttccagtggtgtataaagaaaATTAACTTAGAACGagtcatttttatctacatacaccgcaggtccccttacatgaaagtcgccattttgcgcCGCCATGTTCCTGCGTTATCCCTAAATGGACTGCTCTACAGAGTGCAATCTGTCACTATGTTGACTCAGATGACACCGTATTAGTCtttggtggctaccgtagcttctctatgcgtctGCTAGCTGTGAGATTGCAAATTGATatcgctaaaatctacacacagcacctttaagaGGTCATATGAGTGTTGCACTCACATATATGAGGTTCTCGTTGAAGCGTTTCCTGAGGTTGTCCATGAACGCAGTCTCACTGGTGTAGGCATCTAACAGCACAAAGTCTTGAATGCCCACCCGGTCACGGGCTGTAAGAGAACCCTCCATATCCTGAAGGATTCGCTGGCACCGCGCCTCTAAACTCTGTGAATCACAAATTTTAAGTAATGTGAGTTTATTAATAATCATATTTTAGATAGCGTAGATGGGATTTTTACAatgttaaagtgatagttcacccaaaaatgatttacttacccttatgttgttctaaatctgtatgagtttcaatattctgttgaacacaaaaaagatattttgataaatgatggtaaacacacccattgacttccatacatgtttatttgtttttcctactatggaagtcaatgtgtactgtcaactgtgtgcttaccatcattttttttaataactttgtGTTAAACAGAATTAAGaataaatcatgacagaattttcattttgcgcgaactatctctttaatttCCACTGTCATTTTGTGCAGGCCAATAGCAGTACTCTTGAACTGATACTTACACAGTAATGTCAATGTAACATCAgtcaaacattacatttacatttatcatAGATGTAATTTGCTTTCGCAGTCAGCCACAACTTATTTATTCCAATACTATGGGGTTCTCAAAAAATAATTCAGCTGGTCAGTGTGGAGCCTGGTGTaaaataaaacagcttttattaGATCATTGATATGACTGCATTATTACATGAGA
The sequence above is drawn from the Misgurnus anguillicaudatus chromosome 22, ASM2758022v2, whole genome shotgun sequence genome and encodes:
- the myo1hb gene encoding unconventional myosin-Ih isoform X1 translates to MLFTKLDKTTYSIHSFTQGNNHYAILQSLEARCQRILQDMEGSLTARDRVGIQDFVLLDAYTSETAFMDNLRKRFNENLIYTYIGTLLVSVNPYKDLGIYTKKQMDIYMGVNFFELPPHIFALADNVYRTMISETNNHFILISGESGAGKTEASKKVLQFYAVSCPSTRLLDSVRDRLLLSNPVLEAFGNAKTLKNDNSSRFGKYMDIQFDHQGAAVGGHILSYLLEKSRVVHQNHGERNFHIFYQLVEGGEDELLRWLGLERNCQNYRYLIQGECAKVSSINDKSDWKTVQKALTTIEFSEKDIEQLFAIIASVLHLGNVPFEAGARGYATVNSSAEIHWLSKLLGIPSNMLQEGLTHRKIEAKAEEVLSPFTVEHAKYARDALAKAIYGRTFSWLVNKINESLVNKDSTRKTVIGLLDIYGFEVFDVNSFEQFCINYCNEKLQQLFIQLTLKSEQEEYEMEGIEWEAVAYFNNKIICDLVEEKHRGIISILDEECLRPGEATDFTFLEKLEGRMSGHPHFVTHKLADQKTRKTLDRGDFRLLHYAGDVTYSVVGFLDKNNDLLYRNIKEVMRLSKNAIIQHCFPTIEPDGKKRPETVATQFKNSLAGLTEILMSKEPWYIRCLKPNNCKQPGQFDDVTVRHQVKYLGLMEHLRVRRAGFAYRRRYEVFLKRYKALCPETWPHWKGTPAEGVQLLIKHLGYKPDEYKMGRTKIFIRHPRTLFATEDAFEVCKHELATRIQAKYKGYRGKEEYQRQREAATKIEACWRGLQARKERERRAWAVKVIKKFIKGFMNRNQPVSMDNSEYLAFVRQNYLTRLKETLPKSVLDRNTWLTPPPIMQEASVFLRKLHTRLLVRKYVRGITTQRKAQLQIKALASDIFKGKKESYPHSVCQPFADTRISEQDINIKVLQIICSEGIKYSVPVIKYDRNGFRPRFRQLIFTQAAAYLVEEAKIKQRVNYSSLKGVSISNLSDNFLILHVACDDTKQKGDLVLQCNYLFEALTKMCVVTKNNSLVKIVQESVRFDIQPGKEGFVDFKSSGEFMVYRAKNGHLMVESARTKSR
- the myo1hb gene encoding unconventional myosin-Ih isoform X2, whose translation is MYPMHTKSLEARCQRILQDMEGSLTARDRVGIQDFVLLDAYTSETAFMDNLRKRFNENLIYTYIGTLLVSVNPYKDLGIYTKKQMDIYMGVNFFELPPHIFALADNVYRTMISETNNHFILISGESGAGKTEASKKVLQFYAVSCPSTRLLDSVRDRLLLSNPVLEAFGNAKTLKNDNSSRFGKYMDIQFDHQGAAVGGHILSYLLEKSRVVHQNHGERNFHIFYQLVEGGEDELLRWLGLERNCQNYRYLIQGECAKVSSINDKSDWKTVQKALTTIEFSEKDIEQLFAIIASVLHLGNVPFEAGARGYATVNSSAEIHWLSKLLGIPSNMLQEGLTHRKIEAKAEEVLSPFTVEHAKYARDALAKAIYGRTFSWLVNKINESLVNKDSTRKTVIGLLDIYGFEVFDVNSFEQFCINYCNEKLQQLFIQLTLKSEQEEYEMEGIEWEAVAYFNNKIICDLVEEKHRGIISILDEECLRPGEATDFTFLEKLEGRMSGHPHFVTHKLADQKTRKTLDRGDFRLLHYAGDVTYSVVGFLDKNNDLLYRNIKEVMRLSKNAIIQHCFPTIEPDGKKRPETVATQFKNSLAGLTEILMSKEPWYIRCLKPNNCKQPGQFDDVTVRHQVKYLGLMEHLRVRRAGFAYRRRYEVFLKRYKALCPETWPHWKGTPAEGVQLLIKHLGYKPDEYKMGRTKIFIRHPRTLFATEDAFEVCKHELATRIQAKYKGYRGKEEYQRQREAATKIEACWRGLQARKERERRAWAVKVIKKFIKGFMNRNQPVSMDNSEYLAFVRQNYLTRLKETLPKSVLDRNTWLTPPPIMQEASVFLRKLHTRLLVRKYVRGITTQRKAQLQIKALASDIFKGKKESYPHSVCQPFADTRISEQDINIKVLQIICSEGIKYSVPVIKYDRNGFRPRFRQLIFTQAAAYLVEEAKIKQRVNYSSLKGVSISNLSDNFLILHVACDDTKQKGDLVLQCNYLFEALTKMCVVTKNNSLVKIVQESVRFDIQPGKEGFVDFKSSGEFMVYRAKNGHLMVESARTKSR